Within Lolium rigidum isolate FL_2022 chromosome 5, APGP_CSIRO_Lrig_0.1, whole genome shotgun sequence, the genomic segment TGCCATGCGTAGCTGCTGGTACATTTCTTACGACCGTATGTACTGATGACGATGATACATGCAGTTTGGCTGGTGACAATGGTTTCGACCCGCTGGCGCTGGCGGCGGACCCGGAGGACCTGCGGTGGTTCGTGCAGGCGGAGCTGGTGAACGGGCGGTGGGCGATGCTGGGGGTGGCCGGGATGCTGATCCCGGAGGTGCTCACCAAGGCGGGGCTCCTGAACGCGCCGGAGTGGTACGACGCCGGCAAGGGGGAgtacttcgcctcctcctccacgctcTTCGTCATCGAGTTCATCCTCTTCCACTACGTGGAGATCCGGCGGTGGCAGGACATCAAGAACCCGGGCTCCGTCAACCAGGACCCCATCTTCAAGAGCTACAGCCTCCCCGCCCACGAGTGCGGTTACCCCGGCAGCGTCTTCAACCCGCTCAACTTCGCCCCCACCATCGAGAACAAGGAGAAGGAGCTCGCCAACGGTACGTCCTCGATCTTGCCTCATGCACTCTCTCTTCTGAACCATCGGTTTCTGACTCCTGTATGCTGAACTTTGTCTCGGTGTGTTTTCTTCAGGGAGACTGGCGATGCTGGCGTTCCTGGGGTTCCTGGTGCAGCACAACGTCACCGGGAAGGGACCGTTGGAGAACCTGCAGCAGCACCTGGCTGACCCGTGGCACACCACCATCATCCAGACCTTCTCCCAGGCACCAGTCGAGGAGGTTGCGGCCGCTTTGAATTGATTCATCTTGAATTTCCAGACCAAATTCTGTTGGTTCTTCCAACAAATGGAGCAGGGGAGGGGATGTACAGTTTGGTGGAGGGGTGTTAGGTGGACGTTTGCACGATTAGGTGGACAGTGCAAAACCGTGTAATCTTAAAATTTCAGGTGGTGAAACTTTGTTCTTGTGGACCTCTGGGGTTCACCAATGGCTTCTAACTGAAGTTGTACCTGTAATATCATTCATGAGTGTTTTTTTGTTCCAACATGGCAAGGGAAAGTTTGAATCATTTGTCTCGAATTTGATGGAATAATATACTGATACTGAAGTACAAGTGTAGAACTGCATAAAACTGGATGCCAGTAAACCGAAGTTGATGTACAACGGCGGAAACGCAATGTGTTATCGCTTGTCACAGTTCACAAGCAAAGAATCCCTGGTACTTACATCTGCAGAGGTTGCGAAAGGAGAAAAGGGCATACAGTATATCGAATCACAGATATACAACATCAGTCGCAAAACTACAACTTCGTGATATGGAACACGAGTTAACAGGACACAATTACACTCTTTCAACAACGTGTTAATGGATGAGCCGAATGACTCAAACAGAACTTCAGAACTAGCATTTGTACTCGCATCAGCTTTTCCTACTTAGCAATTGAAAGCAATTTGAACTACACTGTGACATCAGCTGTTGGTCCAGCAGAATTCTTTTGCTGGTGCACTGCAGAGAACTACACGACCTACCCTTGGCACATACAATCTGGGGCAGGGTAAGTATAGATAGACTGCGTTGGCTTCCTCAGCCGGATTTGCCCATATCTACCCTTGTGGCCTGCCTGTACAGCCTGCTGAAACCCTGACCACTCCATGCTCTTGTTCACAAAGACGTGTCCAAGCAATGCCATGTTTGGCCTTATCGTCTTCAAATTCCTATAGGCCCGGTGAGCCAGCTAGATCAACAATGACCATCTAGTCAGGACTGTTAGAGACAGAGGAGTAATCTAGTTAATACAGAAGCCAACATAACTTACCAGTGCATTATGCATATTGCCAGGAGATGCTGAGATGAAAACGTCACTGTGCATGCTAATATAGTAGTCAAGAGCTGCTAGCACAGAAGCCTTCCCTTCAACCTTGGCAAGTTCATCTTCAGACGCAAGGCTCCTCTTGTCTTCCATCAGTGGGAAAAGTTTGCGCAAGCTAGAGATTCTAGCTTCACCACCATACACCTGAATAGGTATTGTATATTAGAACTTTCTATGTTCACTACCAAGAATGAGTAAGCGCGCAGAGAGTCAAACCTTGTGAGAAGCAAGATAAAGTCGAGTGCTGTTGTCAAAGCCAAGCGCCACTAGTATCAGTCCAATCTCTTCTGGAGTCAATGGGCAGCGGCCTGTGTTTCGAAGCTCCTCATCAGTTAGCTGTGAATTCAATACCCTCCCTTGCCAGATAACTTGCCTGTACTTAGCCAGAGCTAACTTCTCAGCTCTACCACCGCCAAAGTCACAGGCAGAATGTGCAGCCATATCCTGGAAAATATAAGGTCAGCTTCAGATGTTCCAGAGTAGCGATTCCCTGAAGACAACAGAAAGTACACATAGAAGTTCAAATACTGCAGAAGCCTTTCCATTTACCTTATCGAAGCGGAGATGTAAAACTGCATATTTTCCAGCCTGGTTCGTGTTTTCTTCTACACCTTGTTGGGCTAATTCAATAGAATGCCCCTGAACTGGAGATCGCAAACGTTTCTCAAGGGTCCTCCCCAGTGAGATAATGTAAGGCAGAAAAACCAGCGCTTCAAAGTTAACTTTACAACGCAGACGTTGAATATCCGCAGGCAAATCATCAAATGCAAGGCGGTGAGAAAAGGGGGCAATGGCAGCAATGCCGTAACTGACAAGGAAACAACAGGTACATGAGATTGTCAGTGAAGGTTTCTCCTCACAGAGTAACCAAATAATGAAGTTCATTAGTTAAACAATGAGAGTTGCATGCTAATACTATACAACTAGCTCAGTGGCCATCAACCTGAGCTAAACATGACGAGCAGATTCTTAGCATTGTTATGCAATGCAATATATGTCAAACAGCTATCGTTGAGAAGGGTATTACAGGTATTCTTCACATAGAAAGAATTGTATGACCCACAAAAAATAAGCACAAACCTTCGCAGAATTGGACCGACATTCTCTATATACCAACTAGCAGAGGCATGAAGAGGTGCAGTTTTTATTCTTGTGGCGCGGATTCCTGTGCCGTAGAACTCTCTTGTGCTCCATGAAAATTCTTTTGGCAGATATTTCACTATTGAAACCTCACGTCTTAGGGTGCTGATGAAGTGATCCACATTAAAAATATCTTCGAATGAGCTGCAGTTGTAAACCCGATTTACTTCCAATTCAACAGGAGAAGATAAAAGTTAACAGGATAATACTCTGAAACTCTAAAACCACCTTGAGTCTTTCCAAACAGGGTTTACTTCAAGATGTGGGATCACAAGAGTAGCGTTCAAAATCTTTGCAACCGCAACTGCATCACATATCTAGAGAACAAAAAGAAAGAGCTCAATGATCTAAAGTCTCAACCAAGCAAGTTAATCTTAAAAGTCTAACACCACAAGATTGGTATGGAAGAAGTGCATTACCCCCATTCTTTGCTGGTTCAGTCCACCATCAAGAAATACTTGGATGTACCCAAAAGGTAAATCTACAATTTATGAAACCAAATGCTTAGAAAACTGATTTCTATCACAGCAGGAGACATATTGTTACCTAACCATGTTATCTCAGAAAGTTACCATGAGTGCCCGGTGACTTTAAGCATGGTTTCCACCCCTGATAAGGCAAGGGTGTCCACAGATCTCTCTTCTGTTCATCTGGCTGTACAGAAAGCAAGTTACAACTTACAAACCGATTTCAATGTAACCATTCCAGTTTTCATCTGAGTTGTGAGTACTCACGATCGTCCATTGCAAAGCCTGATTCAAAAGAGACTCGTGCATTGGTTTAGGGGCATTCCACTCCTGCAGTAGATTGATATTTTCCACATTATATTAACCTTAAAAAGATATTTTGCAGAAATCTTTAGTACAAAATCTACTTGAGCTGCAATCTACATAACCAAAGGCCACATTAATCCAGTACCTATGCTATTCCCAATACTGTCAAAGTGGCCAGATACAGTCTTACATTTCTGCATATTGCATATAAATTGAGGAACGAAGTATTGTAGACCACTTTCCAAAACAAAATATCAGATGCACATATCACTGGCATGATGTTATCCATTAACAGAATCAAGATCTTTACATAGCTTACGCACTTGCTTATTTCCAGGCAACTAAGCGTCGATACAAAATACACTAACTCAACTAATGTAATTCGGAAATACGAGACTAAAAAAAATCATGAATTCACCACATCACGCCATTTCACCCTCCCCAGCCGCACCTACAGAATATATCCAACTTTCGCGCATCCCAAACGACCGAGCTCCGCAGATTAGAAAATCAGCAACGAGAATCGTAACAAGTAGCTTGAAAATCCAAATAGATCGCCAATATCACGCTACACCGGCTCAAatcgaaccgccagagaaggaggAGGGTGACTACAGGGGACGCACTGAGAATAGGGAAGGGAAGGCGCGGCCGAGCGGGGAGAAGAGCGCGGGGAAGATAGCCGGGAGGAGCACGACAGCCGCTGCTGCAGCCAACGCCGGGGCCCTCGCCGGAGACGGCGAAGACGACGGCCTCCGCATCTCCAGTCTCTGATGCGAAGACGAGGTGGAACTGAAGTCTACAAGGCCGCAATAATGGACTGAGATGAGAAAAGCCCGCTAAGAGGTAGAAGTGGGCTTATATTCATTCGGCCCATCCATTCGACTCTGGCAAGCGGGATTTTGCAGAAAGATGATAGGAGACATTCGGAAATGCGCTTTTATCCCATGTGCATATGCTTTTGGCATCaggaaaaaatattttaaaatgtaaacAAAATCTAAATAAAAATTTCGCGTGTATATATCGATATTCTATGTGTTCACTCTAAGCTTCACGGAAAATCAACTTTTTGTGTCTTGTGTAAACAAGATAAAAAATATATCTCGTGAAGAGTTTTTTAGCACCAAATGTATTCTTCTTTATataattgttgcggtcagaaacccaccggtgggcagcgactggcaacacagtagagccgggaacaactagggctgcggctggccccagtccctcagagcgacggcccgcaaaacctcctggtcacacgtccgatgctatcgcaagggcgtgccacctgacctatacctggtcaggaagatgttggatgatgcctcgcttagtttcctgcatggcatacatgtaaacattaaatacgagtctcgatcggctctcagattatcctgtgaatcggctcaaagagccgatccacccatgattcgtacaaggtgtccgaatatatggtggtcctgcttgatcaagataaagctaataagatctacgacgatttagggttttcaccgcataatcggaacatcctactcacgattgggcctcgcgctcgcgcacggtgatcgtaagccgatcctagacagggcctaaaaaccaacacgaggttgatccccggaacatcctgtctagggctagcaaacttcaccctacaagccgctggatcctccaaccctttgtaaggcctaactattgcggatattaaactaatccttgcagaacaaggagcaaccgtaacggatcggatctactaaactatgatcaagcggggtgccgcccgtacacctaagataggtgtaagggcggctagatgtataagagttgcactacgacgacatatgatacgaagaacaatgctaaccctaacacatctaagataactacgttgctcgccatcaaaaaggcttcagcacgagcaacgcatgaacaacgtgggtaggcttgtcttgcctagatcgcaagatgcgatctaggcagcatggtgcttaccggagaa encodes:
- the LOC124657954 gene encoding chlorophyll a-b binding protein 1B-20, chloroplastic-like — protein: MSSVSARAPVAALRPSASSPSPRFLGDSGRVALAKSIARRDVAVQAKGAWLPGLASPAYLDGSLAGDNGFDPLALAADPEDLRWFVQAELVNGRWAMLGVAGMLIPEVLTKAGLLNAPEWYDAGKGEYFASSSTLFVIEFILFHYVEIRRWQDIKNPGSVNQDPIFKSYSLPAHECGYPGSVFNPLNFAPTIENKEKELANGRLAMLAFLGFLVQHNVTGKGPLENLQQHLADPWHTTIIQTFSQAPVEEVAAALN
- the LOC124657953 gene encoding O-fucosyltransferase 31-like, with product MRRPSSSPSPARAPALAAAAAVVLLPAIFPALFSPLGRAFPSLFSEWNAPKPMHESLLNQALQWTIPDEQKRDLWTPLPYQGWKPCLKSPGTHDLPFGYIQVFLDGGLNQQRMGICDAVAVAKILNATLVIPHLEVNPVWKDSSSFEDIFNVDHFISTLRREVSIVKYLPKEFSWSTREFYGTGIRATRIKTAPLHASASWYIENVGPILRSYGIAAIAPFSHRLAFDDLPADIQRLRCKVNFEALVFLPYIISLGRTLEKRLRSPVQGHSIELAQQGVEENTNQAGKYAVLHLRFDKDMAAHSACDFGGGRAEKLALAKYRQVIWQGRVLNSQLTDEELRNTGRCPLTPEEIGLILVALGFDNSTRLYLASHKVYGGEARISSLRKLFPLMEDKRSLASEDELAKVEGKASVLAALDYYISMHSDVFISASPGNMHNALLAHRAYRNLKTIRPNMALLGHVFVNKSMEWSGFQQAVQAGHKGRYGQIRLRKPTQSIYTYPAPDCMCQG